The Paenibacillus uliginis N3/975 genome has a window encoding:
- the rbfA gene encoding 30S ribosome-binding factor RbfA: MAKIRTGRVSEQIKKELSQLIQTEMKDPRIGFITVTGVDVTNDLSQAKVYLSVLGDDEQKAATLKGLEKASGFLRSELGKRVRLRHVPELIFKFDESIAYGSRIEKLLGEIGEREED, encoded by the coding sequence ATGGCTAAAATCCGAACAGGACGCGTCAGCGAACAAATTAAGAAAGAACTCAGCCAGCTTATACAGACGGAGATGAAGGATCCTCGAATCGGCTTCATCACCGTAACCGGGGTAGATGTGACGAATGACTTGTCACAGGCTAAGGTATATCTCAGCGTACTCGGTGATGATGAGCAGAAAGCTGCTACCTTGAAAGGACTTGAGAAAGCAAGTGGCTTTCTCCGTTCAGAGCTTGGCAAAAGAGTTCGTCTCCGCCATGTGCCGGAGTTGATCTTCAAGTTCGATGAATCCATTGCATACGGTAGCCGGATTGAGAAGCTACTAGGTGAAATCGGCGAGCGCGAAGAAGATTAG
- a CDS encoding DHH family phosphoesterase: MQTYEQELQQAKKFLLEHDDYLIVSHVQPDGDAVSSTLAVGWLLSRLGKKFTMMNEGVIPKRMKSLWHADDLINMSEYPPQRSFSNIICVDCADFERVGRTKQFFTEDAIIVNIDHHPTNNRYGAVNVVLPEAAATAEILFDLLNLFEIEWDAEVATAIYTGLLTDTGGFRYANTSPKVMGIASELLSYGVNGPELAESLLEEMTLPQLKVLVHALNTLNITPDGKVAWVYVTPQHMIDTGAVNEDLEGIVNYPRNIQGVEVGILFKQVDTGAVKVSLRSAGKVDVAALAQSFGGGGHVRAAGCRIEGDLEDTISKVVEQVRQAL; this comes from the coding sequence ATGCAGACCTATGAACAAGAGCTGCAGCAGGCCAAAAAATTTCTGCTGGAGCATGACGATTACTTGATAGTGTCGCACGTTCAGCCCGATGGAGATGCAGTCAGTTCCACCCTTGCGGTGGGCTGGCTTCTCTCACGTTTGGGCAAAAAATTCACTATGATGAACGAAGGAGTCATTCCGAAGAGAATGAAATCCTTATGGCATGCCGATGATCTAATCAACATGTCGGAGTACCCGCCGCAGCGTTCTTTTAGTAACATTATTTGTGTGGATTGTGCCGATTTTGAGCGTGTTGGCCGGACGAAGCAGTTTTTCACTGAGGATGCAATCATTGTTAACATTGATCATCATCCGACGAACAACCGGTACGGCGCTGTCAACGTGGTCCTTCCTGAGGCCGCAGCAACCGCAGAAATTCTTTTTGACCTGTTAAACTTGTTCGAAATAGAGTGGGACGCTGAAGTTGCCACAGCTATATACACGGGTCTGTTAACGGACACAGGTGGCTTCCGTTACGCAAATACGTCTCCAAAAGTGATGGGTATAGCTTCAGAGCTGCTATCCTATGGAGTGAATGGACCGGAGCTTGCGGAGTCGCTGCTGGAAGAGATGACCCTTCCGCAATTGAAAGTGCTGGTTCATGCGCTGAATACATTGAACATTACACCAGACGGTAAGGTAGCCTGGGTGTATGTTACACCTCAGCACATGATCGATACCGGAGCTGTTAATGAAGATCTGGAAGGTATCGTTAATTATCCGCGCAACATTCAAGGTGTAGAGGTCGGGATTTTGTTTAAGCAAGTGGATACCGGAGCTGTTAAGGTAAGCCTGCGTTCCGCTGGTAAAGTGGACGTGGCAGCATTGGCCCAATCCTTTGGCGGAGGCGGGCATGTTCGTGCAGCAGGCTGCCGGATCGAAGGAGATTTGGAAGACACTATTTCTAAGGTAGTAGAGCAGGTGAGACAAGCACTATGA
- the truB gene encoding tRNA pseudouridine(55) synthase TruB: MTELEGILAVHKPAGWTSHDVVAKVRRLVKMKRIGHAGTLDPEVTGVLPLCLGRATRVVEYMQELPKEYRAVLRLGLSTDTEDITGTVIESVETVNVTKKEAEETLRSFLGEISQVPPMYSAVKVDGKRLYELAREGKTVERKSRTVNIYEIEMTGFEEQENYTDISFRVLCSKGTYIRTLCVDIGRKLGLPSTMAKLMRTLSAGISSTKCLTLEQIEQFMEDGTLSSRLIPVDEAIVHLPAHTVTDEKRNAALQGQRLSARAVDPPVDHSECIRLYDREDRFLGIFQRQEETGAVVPVKVFSV; the protein is encoded by the coding sequence ATGACAGAACTTGAAGGTATTTTGGCGGTACACAAGCCAGCTGGATGGACTTCACATGATGTTGTCGCTAAAGTACGCCGTCTTGTCAAAATGAAAAGAATCGGTCACGCGGGAACACTGGACCCTGAGGTAACGGGCGTATTGCCTCTTTGTCTCGGGCGTGCGACCCGTGTGGTTGAATACATGCAGGAGCTTCCCAAAGAGTACCGAGCAGTTCTCCGCTTAGGACTTTCTACAGATACCGAGGATATAACTGGTACGGTAATTGAGTCAGTGGAAACAGTAAATGTAACGAAGAAAGAAGCGGAGGAAACACTTCGTTCCTTTCTGGGTGAGATTTCTCAGGTACCGCCCATGTATTCAGCAGTGAAGGTTGATGGTAAAAGACTGTACGAGCTTGCCCGTGAAGGGAAGACAGTTGAACGCAAAAGCCGTACGGTTAACATTTATGAAATAGAGATGACGGGTTTTGAGGAACAGGAGAACTACACCGATATTTCTTTTCGTGTTCTGTGTTCCAAAGGAACTTATATCCGCACGCTCTGTGTAGATATTGGAAGGAAACTGGGACTCCCTTCGACGATGGCAAAACTTATGCGAACCTTATCGGCGGGGATTTCCTCAACCAAATGTTTGACACTGGAACAAATCGAACAGTTTATGGAAGACGGAACGTTAAGCTCCAGGTTGATCCCTGTGGATGAAGCTATCGTGCACTTGCCTGCCCACACTGTTACCGATGAGAAGAGGAATGCGGCTCTACAGGGACAAAGGTTGTCTGCCCGGGCCGTAGATCCTCCAGTTGATCACTCGGAATGTATCCGGTTGTATGACAGAGAGGACCGGTTTCTAGGTATATTCCAAAGACAGGAAGAGACGGGAGCTGTTGTTCCAGTCAAGGTCTTCTCTGTTTAA
- a CDS encoding bifunctional riboflavin kinase/FAD synthetase — MKIVSISYPLTPEQKNELGIPQVAAIGQFDGLHLGHGSVISTAVDLARKEAIPSAVITFYPHPKDVMRKGNYEGYLTPQVDKQELLAEMGIDILYVVDFNEDFSQVSPEDFVTEMLMPLQLHTAVVGFDFRFGFKGAGRADMLHEMSRGTIQVVTVPPFLMDGEKVGSSSIRSALFSGRIEDATRWLGRNYRIRGTVIHGEKRGRALGFRTANLELEAHYVTPALGVYAVWARCSTDKEWLPGVMSVGLKPTFHDGIVKPIYEVHLLDFDGDLYGQTMIVDVVQFIRKELKFNSVNELIEGISRDVAKTREILNR; from the coding sequence ATGAAAATCGTTTCTATATCTTATCCGTTAACTCCGGAACAGAAAAATGAGCTGGGTATTCCGCAGGTAGCGGCTATCGGCCAATTTGATGGCCTCCATCTGGGTCATGGCAGTGTTATTTCTACAGCTGTCGATTTAGCACGCAAAGAGGCTATACCGTCGGCAGTCATCACCTTTTACCCACATCCGAAGGATGTGATGCGTAAAGGGAATTATGAAGGTTATTTAACGCCTCAGGTGGACAAGCAGGAGCTGCTTGCCGAAATGGGGATTGATATACTCTATGTGGTGGATTTCAATGAGGATTTTTCACAAGTCAGTCCGGAAGATTTCGTAACGGAAATGCTCATGCCGCTTCAGCTGCATACGGCAGTGGTCGGCTTTGACTTCCGTTTCGGCTTTAAAGGTGCCGGCCGTGCAGACATGCTTCATGAGATGAGCAGAGGGACGATTCAGGTTGTCACGGTTCCACCTTTCCTTATGGACGGTGAGAAGGTTGGAAGTTCTTCCATACGATCGGCATTGTTTAGCGGTCGGATAGAAGATGCTACCCGTTGGCTTGGTCGGAATTACCGGATTCGTGGTACAGTGATTCATGGCGAGAAGCGGGGTCGCGCTTTGGGATTTCGTACAGCAAATCTGGAGCTTGAGGCACATTATGTTACTCCGGCTTTAGGAGTTTACGCTGTTTGGGCCCGGTGTTCTACGGATAAGGAGTGGCTTCCTGGCGTTATGAGTGTTGGTCTGAAACCTACCTTTCACGACGGTATAGTCAAGCCCATTTACGAGGTACATTTGCTTGACTTTGATGGAGACCTTTATGGACAAACCATGATTGTGGATGTTGTACAGTTTATCCGTAAGGAACTCAAATTCAATTCGGTTAACGAATTGATCGAGGGGATTTCACGGGATGTAGCCAAAACCAGAGAGATCTTGAACCGATAA
- the rpsO gene encoding 30S ribosomal protein S15, translated as MALTQERKQQLIDEHKTHESDTGSPEVQIAILTENITSLTDHLRTHKKDHHSRRGLLKMVGQRRKLLAYLKNKDVKRYSALIEKLGLRR; from the coding sequence ATGGCATTGACTCAAGAACGTAAACAACAACTGATTGACGAGCACAAAACTCACGAGTCCGATACAGGATCTCCAGAGGTGCAAATCGCTATCCTAACGGAAAACATTACGAGCTTGACTGACCACTTGCGTACGCACAAGAAAGATCATCACTCCCGTCGTGGATTGTTGAAAATGGTCGGCCAACGCCGTAAGTTGCTTGCATACTTGAAAAACAAGGATGTTAAACGTTACAGCGCTTTGATCGAGAAGCTTGGATTACGCCGCTAA
- the pnp gene encoding polyribonucleotide nucleotidyltransferase — MEKRVEMQLGGRPLVLETGRLAKQANAAVMVRYGDTAVLCTVTASSEPKDLDFFPLTVNYEERLYAVGKIPGGFIKREGRPSQKAILASRLTDRPIRPLFPEGFRNDVQVLNLVMSVDQDCAPDIAAMIGTSAALSISDVPFNGPIGGVAVGRIDGKLIINPTIAEQEISDVYLVVSGTKDAIMMVEAEANEVPEEVMLEAIMFGHDEIKKIVATIEELVSIAGKEKMEVKLHAVDETVNREVREFAAERLVEAVRIAEKHARQDAIDVINDEAFTVFEEKYIETPELLKDVKEVLHDIVKEEVRRLITHDKVRPDGRGLSEIRPIECDTSLLPRTHGSGLFTRGQTQALSVCTLGALGDVQILDGIDLEETKRFMHHYNFPPFSVGEARPLRAPGRREIGHGALGERALSKVIPSEVDFPYTIRLVSEVIESNGSTSQASICASTLAMMDAGVPIKAPVAGVAMGLIKDGDHVSILTDIQGMEDHLGDMDFKVAGTAEGVTAIQMDIKIDGIDRNILQEALDQAKEGRMHILGKMMEVIQKPRETLSQYAPKIITMQINPDKIRDVIGAGGKIINKIIEETGVKIDIEQDGRVFIASSNAEMNQKALSIIEGIVREVAVGEIYTGTVKRIEKFGAFVEILPNKDGLVHISQLSTERVAKVEDVVAIGDVITVKVTEIDQQGRINLSRKAVLTAETK; from the coding sequence ATGGAAAAACGTGTTGAAATGCAGCTGGGAGGAAGACCACTCGTCTTGGAGACAGGCCGATTGGCTAAACAGGCTAACGCTGCGGTTATGGTCCGTTACGGCGATACGGCTGTACTGTGTACGGTAACGGCTTCAAGTGAACCAAAAGATTTGGATTTTTTCCCGCTGACCGTTAACTATGAAGAAAGATTGTACGCAGTAGGTAAAATTCCAGGCGGATTTATTAAACGTGAAGGTAGACCGAGTCAGAAAGCGATTCTGGCCAGCCGTTTGACGGACCGTCCGATTCGCCCGCTGTTTCCAGAAGGTTTCCGAAATGACGTTCAGGTATTGAATCTAGTTATGAGTGTGGATCAGGACTGTGCACCTGATATCGCAGCCATGATTGGTACCTCCGCTGCGCTTAGCATTTCCGATGTTCCGTTTAACGGGCCGATCGGTGGCGTAGCTGTTGGACGTATTGATGGAAAACTCATTATCAATCCGACCATTGCTGAGCAGGAAATCAGTGATGTCTATCTTGTCGTATCCGGTACGAAAGATGCGATTATGATGGTGGAAGCTGAAGCGAACGAAGTGCCTGAAGAAGTAATGCTCGAGGCGATTATGTTCGGTCATGATGAGATTAAGAAGATCGTAGCTACGATCGAGGAGCTTGTTAGCATCGCAGGTAAAGAAAAGATGGAAGTGAAACTTCATGCGGTCGATGAAACCGTAAACCGCGAGGTTCGCGAGTTTGCTGCTGAACGTTTGGTGGAAGCGGTTCGTATTGCTGAGAAGCATGCCCGTCAGGATGCGATCGATGTTATTAACGATGAAGCTTTTACTGTTTTTGAAGAGAAATACATTGAAACTCCTGAACTTTTGAAAGACGTTAAAGAGGTTCTGCACGATATCGTAAAAGAAGAAGTCAGACGCCTTATTACGCATGATAAAGTTCGTCCAGATGGACGCGGTCTGTCTGAAATCCGCCCGATCGAATGTGATACAAGCCTTCTGCCGCGTACACACGGCTCCGGTCTGTTTACACGTGGTCAAACACAAGCGCTTAGCGTTTGTACGCTTGGAGCTTTGGGTGACGTACAGATTCTTGATGGTATCGATCTGGAAGAAACGAAGCGTTTCATGCATCATTACAATTTCCCTCCGTTCAGTGTCGGCGAGGCTCGTCCTCTGCGTGCTCCAGGACGTCGCGAAATCGGACACGGTGCATTGGGTGAACGCGCATTGTCCAAGGTTATTCCTTCAGAAGTTGACTTCCCGTACACGATTCGTCTCGTTTCCGAGGTTATTGAATCCAACGGCTCGACATCCCAAGCAAGTATTTGCGCAAGTACTCTTGCCATGATGGATGCAGGTGTGCCGATTAAAGCGCCGGTTGCAGGTGTAGCCATGGGCTTGATCAAAGACGGTGATCATGTTTCTATCTTGACAGATATTCAAGGTATGGAAGATCATCTTGGCGATATGGATTTCAAGGTGGCAGGTACAGCTGAAGGCGTTACTGCAATCCAAATGGACATCAAGATTGACGGTATTGACCGCAATATTTTGCAGGAAGCTTTGGATCAGGCCAAAGAAGGCCGTATGCACATTCTCGGTAAAATGATGGAAGTGATCCAGAAGCCAAGAGAAACTCTTTCTCAATATGCTCCAAAAATCATTACAATGCAGATTAATCCGGATAAAATCCGTGACGTTATCGGTGCAGGCGGTAAAATCATCAATAAAATTATTGAAGAAACCGGCGTGAAAATCGATATCGAACAGGACGGTCGCGTATTCATTGCTTCATCTAATGCGGAGATGAACCAAAAAGCGCTTTCGATTATCGAAGGTATTGTGCGTGAAGTGGCTGTAGGTGAAATTTATACCGGAACCGTTAAACGGATTGAGAAGTTCGGTGCTTTTGTAGAAATTCTTCCGAACAAAGACGGTCTTGTTCATATTTCTCAGCTGTCCACCGAGCGTGTGGCTAAAGTGGAGGATGTTGTTGCGATCGGTGATGTGATTACCGTTAAGGTTACTGAAATCGATCAGCAAGGCCGGATTAACCTTTCCCGTAAAGCCGTTTTGACGGCTGAAACGAAGTAA
- a CDS encoding polysaccharide deacetylase family protein, giving the protein MKGLKAAVLLVGIVSVSGIAVITGSWEYIKQLNEVQGAINLEQQTAAVDVQLLNEIEAEAAKTRIEPVDAKVDSVWKAVPGYNGQEIHVEETYKSNLKRRAGEPITYVYRQIPVKVTLDQLGEHPIYRGNPNKPMVSLMINVAWGNEFIEPMLNILDEEKIKTTFFLDGSWLAKNPELAAEILKRGHEVENHAYSHPNMSQLSRSRAELEIAKTQDLLKEKLGVTNKWFAPPSGDFNQQTVSIARARGLRTVMWTLDTVDWRNPSPESVVQKISKKVEPGFLILMHPTISSSKALKGMIQGIRAKGLQIGTVSETLSPERIMPYGS; this is encoded by the coding sequence ATGAAAGGATTGAAGGCGGCGGTGCTACTAGTCGGCATCGTATCAGTGTCAGGAATCGCGGTAATTACAGGTTCCTGGGAGTATATCAAACAGCTAAACGAGGTTCAAGGGGCTATAAATTTAGAGCAGCAGACTGCGGCTGTCGACGTGCAATTGCTGAATGAGATTGAAGCCGAAGCAGCTAAGACGAGAATTGAGCCCGTAGATGCTAAGGTGGATTCCGTGTGGAAAGCGGTCCCCGGTTATAACGGCCAGGAGATTCATGTGGAGGAAACGTACAAGAGTAATTTAAAGAGACGAGCGGGTGAACCGATTACGTACGTCTACCGGCAAATACCAGTGAAGGTAACACTGGATCAACTGGGCGAGCATCCGATTTACCGGGGGAATCCGAATAAACCGATGGTATCTTTGATGATTAACGTCGCCTGGGGTAACGAATTTATTGAACCGATGCTAAACATCCTGGATGAGGAAAAGATTAAAACAACCTTTTTCCTGGACGGAAGCTGGCTGGCGAAAAACCCGGAGCTGGCTGCTGAAATATTGAAAAGAGGCCACGAAGTCGAGAATCACGCATACTCTCATCCGAATATGAGCCAGCTGAGCCGGAGCCGTGCAGAGCTGGAAATTGCAAAAACGCAGGATCTGCTTAAGGAAAAACTAGGTGTAACGAACAAATGGTTCGCTCCTCCATCCGGTGATTTTAACCAGCAGACTGTTTCTATTGCACGAGCACGCGGCTTGAGAACCGTTATGTGGACACTTGATACCGTGGATTGGAGGAATCCTTCGCCGGAATCCGTCGTGCAAAAAATTTCAAAAAAAGTTGAGCCTGGCTTTCTGATCTTGATGCATCCTACCATCTCTTCCTCTAAAGCACTTAAAGGCATGATCCAAGGGATACGCGCTAAAGGACTGCAAATCGGTACAGTAAGCGAAACTTTATCACCTGAACGGATTATGCCTTATGGAAGTTGA
- a CDS encoding M16 family metallopeptidase: MKKIQLSNGLRVVMEQIPTCRSVSFGIWVKTGSRNESLDINGITHFIEHMMFKGTDRFDARAIAEQFDAIGGNVNAFTSKEYTCYYAKVLDEHLPIAVDVLSDMFFNSRLDSEELAKEKNVILEEIAMYEDTPDDLVHDLMSLSAYGDHPLAYPILGTKERLEAMDSDALRSYMNSHYTIENTVIALAGNIDDSVIELLERHFGAFKNNGSSQQLTVPAFQDGLIYHKKKTEQNHICLSFPGSSIGDELQYAMVLLNNAIGGGMSSRLFQEIREKRGLAYSVYSYHSSHADSGMFTIYAGTAPKQTKDVLELTKEILSDLAVKGMSEEELHKGKEQLKGSLILSLESTGSRMNRLGKNELMLGRHYSLDEMIQRIEQVNMEDVQKVINRMFETPFALAMVGSSDKALNKIRRDEFVALRSN; the protein is encoded by the coding sequence GTGAAAAAAATACAGCTGTCAAACGGCCTGAGAGTAGTTATGGAACAAATCCCGACATGTCGTTCGGTCTCCTTCGGGATTTGGGTCAAAACCGGATCCCGCAATGAATCGCTGGATATAAACGGGATTACCCATTTTATTGAACATATGATGTTTAAAGGAACCGACCGGTTTGATGCCCGCGCGATAGCAGAACAGTTCGATGCGATAGGCGGCAATGTGAATGCATTTACTTCGAAAGAATATACGTGTTATTACGCGAAGGTGTTGGATGAGCATCTTCCGATTGCTGTAGATGTGTTGTCGGATATGTTCTTTAATTCGCGGCTTGATTCGGAAGAGCTGGCAAAAGAAAAAAATGTAATTCTTGAAGAAATCGCTATGTATGAAGACACACCGGATGATCTAGTTCATGATCTGATGTCTCTTTCCGCTTACGGGGATCATCCACTGGCTTATCCAATTTTAGGTACGAAAGAACGTCTCGAAGCGATGGACTCCGATGCTCTTAGATCGTATATGAACAGTCATTACACGATTGAGAATACGGTAATTGCCCTGGCCGGGAATATTGACGACAGTGTTATTGAACTGCTGGAGCGTCATTTTGGCGCTTTTAAGAACAATGGTTCAAGTCAGCAACTAACCGTGCCTGCCTTCCAGGACGGACTGATCTATCATAAGAAGAAGACGGAACAGAATCATATTTGTCTTTCCTTTCCCGGCAGTTCGATTGGAGATGAGCTCCAGTATGCGATGGTCTTGCTGAACAACGCCATTGGAGGCGGCATGAGCTCACGTCTTTTTCAGGAGATTCGTGAGAAACGGGGGCTTGCTTACTCCGTGTATTCTTATCATAGCTCTCATGCGGATAGCGGTATGTTTACTATTTATGCCGGTACCGCACCTAAACAGACGAAGGATGTACTTGAGCTGACGAAAGAGATCTTGTCGGATCTGGCTGTGAAGGGAATGTCGGAAGAAGAGCTTCATAAAGGTAAGGAGCAGCTTAAGGGAAGTCTTATTCTCAGCTTGGAAAGCACGGGCAGCCGCATGAACCGTCTCGGGAAAAATGAGCTTATGCTAGGCCGCCATTACAGCCTGGACGAAATGATTCAGCGCATTGAACAGGTTAATATGGAAGATGTCCAAAAGGTTATCAACCGTATGTTTGAAACCCCGTTCGCTCTAGCCATGGTTGGATCTTCAGATAAAGCGCTGAACAAAATTAGGAGGGACGAATTTGTTGCATTACGTTCAAATTAA
- the dut gene encoding dUTP diphosphatase: MLHYVQINRLPGNEDVKLPVKMSELAAGFDLHAAVEVPVVLMPGERKLIPTGIAIAMPGELEAQIRPRSGLAYKHGITCLNSPGTIDADYRGEIKVLLINLGQESFTIERNERIAQMVFQTVPSVEFVQVDELSDTIRGAGGFGHTGK, from the coding sequence TTGTTGCATTACGTTCAAATTAACAGACTGCCAGGTAATGAAGATGTGAAACTTCCGGTCAAAATGTCGGAGCTTGCAGCCGGCTTTGATCTGCATGCTGCTGTGGAGGTACCGGTTGTATTGATGCCAGGAGAGCGAAAGCTGATCCCAACAGGTATTGCCATCGCCATGCCAGGGGAGTTGGAAGCCCAAATCAGACCGCGCAGCGGACTGGCATACAAACATGGTATTACATGCCTGAATTCACCAGGTACAATTGACGCTGATTACCGCGGTGAGATTAAAGTGCTGCTGATCAACTTGGGACAAGAATCGTTTACGATTGAGCGCAACGAGCGCATCGCTCAAATGGTGTTTCAAACCGTGCCGTCTGTTGAATTTGTACAGGTAGACGAACTATCGGATACCATTCGGGGAGCCGGTGGATTTGGACATACAGGCAAATAG
- the dpsA gene encoding dipicolinate synthase subunit DpsA gives MLTGVRTVFIGGDARQIEVIRKCAEMDASVSIAGFDKLQDSFQGVAREPLTAELLSGADVLVLPVVGCDDEGRIGALYAEGPLKLEEEHIQAMPKHGVVYTGMAKSYLRALCEKNNIKLVELLERDDVAIYNSIPTAEGALMMAIQNTDFTIHGSTSMVLGMGRTGFTMARSLQGLGAKIKMGVRKSDHFARAEEMGWKPFLIKDLGAQVSDIDLLFNTIPTMIVTAQIISKMPHEAVIIDLASAPGGCDFRYAEKRGIKAMLAPGLPGIVAPKTAGIIMANTLVELISEEIKIRGDA, from the coding sequence ATGCTGACAGGAGTCCGTACCGTCTTTATTGGCGGAGACGCACGACAGATTGAGGTTATTCGAAAATGTGCCGAGATGGATGCGTCTGTATCGATTGCCGGCTTTGACAAATTGCAGGATTCCTTCCAGGGAGTAGCCCGAGAGCCTCTTACGGCTGAGCTGCTGTCGGGGGCCGATGTCCTGGTGCTGCCCGTCGTTGGCTGTGATGATGAGGGCCGGATCGGCGCACTGTACGCGGAAGGGCCTTTAAAGCTGGAGGAGGAACACATCCAGGCAATGCCGAAACACGGAGTAGTTTATACGGGCATGGCTAAGAGCTACTTGAGGGCTCTGTGCGAAAAAAATAACATCAAGCTGGTTGAGCTGTTGGAGCGTGATGACGTGGCGATTTATAACTCTATACCGACTGCGGAAGGCGCACTGATGATGGCCATTCAAAATACAGATTTTACGATACATGGATCGACCAGTATGGTGCTAGGTATGGGACGGACTGGATTTACGATGGCTAGGAGTTTGCAGGGATTAGGCGCCAAAATAAAAATGGGTGTCCGCAAAAGCGATCATTTCGCTAGAGCAGAGGAAATGGGCTGGAAGCCATTTTTAATTAAGGATCTGGGTGCACAAGTGTCAGATATTGACCTGCTATTTAATACGATTCCAACGATGATTGTCACAGCACAGATTATATCCAAGATGCCCCATGAGGCTGTTATTATCGATCTCGCCTCTGCACCTGGCGGATGTGATTTCCGTTATGCTGAGAAAAGGGGCATTAAAGCTATGCTTGCACCTGGACTACCCGGAATCGTAGCTCCAAAAACAGCCGGTATCATTATGGCCAACACGTTAGTGGAGTTGATTTCAGAGGAAATCAAGATTCGGGGGGATGCGTAA
- a CDS encoding dipicolinate synthase subunit B — protein MNWNGKTVGYALTGSHCTLEEVMPQIKRFKDGGANVVPIVSGTIMTTDTRFGTSENWQKQLKDITGNDIISTIVEAEPLGPSKLLDVLVIAPCTGNSTSKLANAMTDGPVLMAAKAQMRNCRPLVLAISTNDGLGLNAANIAKLLVTKNIYFVPFGQDNPQQKPNSLVARMELIPETCYAALEGKQLQPMIIERFHSA, from the coding sequence ATGAATTGGAATGGTAAAACGGTAGGTTATGCTTTAACGGGTTCACACTGTACGCTGGAAGAAGTTATGCCGCAAATTAAGCGCTTTAAAGACGGCGGTGCAAATGTGGTGCCGATCGTATCAGGAACGATTATGACGACGGATACCCGATTCGGCACATCGGAAAATTGGCAGAAACAGTTGAAAGATATAACGGGTAATGATATTATTTCTACAATTGTTGAGGCGGAACCATTAGGCCCTTCCAAGCTTCTGGATGTTCTGGTCATCGCACCTTGCACAGGAAATTCAACAAGTAAGCTGGCTAACGCCATGACGGATGGTCCTGTTTTGATGGCAGCCAAAGCGCAAATGAGAAACTGCCGGCCGCTTGTGCTGGCTATTTCGACGAACGACGGACTTGGATTGAATGCTGCAAATATCGCAAAACTGCTGGTCACGAAAAATATTTATTTTGTTCCTTTCGGACAGGATAATCCACAGCAGAAACCGAATTCGCTTGTTGCCAGAATGGAACTAATTCCGGAAACCTGTTATGCAGCACTTGAGGGGAAACAGCTGCAGCCTATGATCATTGAACGGTTTCATTCAGCATAA